From the genome of Populus trichocarpa isolate Nisqually-1 chromosome 15, P.trichocarpa_v4.1, whole genome shotgun sequence, one region includes:
- the LOC7475638 gene encoding uncharacterized protein LOC7475638 isoform X2, which yields MRPNWELRNCCNHEQVVFLVTVSVCAVVILAVEGIQVHADEGGTTQTRGGIYWLILPAGYLGSSFWGMVLILASTNLLTARIAAGCFIASLLVMLLVAKNWTLRGLCIGFVLFLGVVWVLQETTKIHILRYIILFIGVMNSLFSVYDIYDDLISRRVHSSDAEKFAEVCPCPCNGAGWGFIWGVISFLFLCGAMYLGLVILS from the exons ATGAGGCCAAATTGGGAGTTAAGGAATTGCTGTAACCATGAGCAAGTAGTCTTTCTTGTCACTGTTTCTGTGTGCGCCGTTGTTATTCTTGCG GTTGAAGGAATTCAGGTTCATGCAGATGAAGGTGGAACCACTCAAACACGTGGTGGCATATACTGGTTAATCTTGCCTGCTGGAT ATCTCGGTTCATCCTTCTGGGGGATGGTTTTGATACTTGCATCCACAAATCTTCTTACTGCCAGAATAGCTGCAGGATGTTTTATTGCTTCTCTACTTGTTATGCTCTTGGTAGCTAAAAAT TGGACTCTTCGAGGACTTTGCATTG GATTTGTTCTTTTCCTTGGGGTGGTTTGGGTCCtgcaagaaacaacaaaaattcataTACTTCGGTACATCATTCTTTTCATTG GTGTCATGAACAGCCTGTTTTCAGTTTATG ACATATATGATGATCTGATATCTCGTAGAGTTCATTCTAGCGATGCAGAGAAATTTGCCGAAGTATGTCCATGTCCATGTAATGGTGCCGGATGGGGATTCATATG GGGGGTGAtatctttcttgtttctttgtgGAGCCATGTACCTTGGTCTTGTGATATTGTCTTGA
- the LOC7475638 gene encoding uncharacterized protein LOC7475638 isoform X1 gives MRPNWELRNCCNHEQVVFLVTVSVCAVVILALWRTVLLRPFKLVTVFLHEASHAIACKLTCGHVEGIQVHADEGGTTQTRGGIYWLILPAGYLGSSFWGMVLILASTNLLTARIAAGCFIASLLVMLLVAKNWTLRGLCIGFVLFLGVVWVLQETTKIHILRYIILFIGVMNSLFSVYDIYDDLISRRVHSSDAEKFAEVCPCPCNGAGWGFIWGVISFLFLCGAMYLGLVILS, from the exons ATGAGGCCAAATTGGGAGTTAAGGAATTGCTGTAACCATGAGCAAGTAGTCTTTCTTGTCACTGTTTCTGTGTGCGCCGTTGTTATTCTTGCG TTATGGAGAACAGTGTTGCTGAGACCATTCAAGCTTGTGACAGTATTCCTTCATGAAGCAAGCCATGCCATTGCCTGTAAACTAACATGTGGCCAT GTTGAAGGAATTCAGGTTCATGCAGATGAAGGTGGAACCACTCAAACACGTGGTGGCATATACTGGTTAATCTTGCCTGCTGGAT ATCTCGGTTCATCCTTCTGGGGGATGGTTTTGATACTTGCATCCACAAATCTTCTTACTGCCAGAATAGCTGCAGGATGTTTTATTGCTTCTCTACTTGTTATGCTCTTGGTAGCTAAAAAT TGGACTCTTCGAGGACTTTGCATTG GATTTGTTCTTTTCCTTGGGGTGGTTTGGGTCCtgcaagaaacaacaaaaattcataTACTTCGGTACATCATTCTTTTCATTG GTGTCATGAACAGCCTGTTTTCAGTTTATG ACATATATGATGATCTGATATCTCGTAGAGTTCATTCTAGCGATGCAGAGAAATTTGCCGAAGTATGTCCATGTCCATGTAATGGTGCCGGATGGGGATTCATATG GGGGGTGAtatctttcttgtttctttgtgGAGCCATGTACCTTGGTCTTGTGATATTGTCTTGA
- the LOC7475637 gene encoding 40S ribosomal protein S7 codes for WQLGGILRPQKKGPAVQRSRSRTLTAVHEAMLEDLVMPAEIAGRRIRYRIDGSKIMKDFLDPKEHNSTEYELEAFSAVYRKLSGKDVVFEYPVTEA; via the exons TGGCAACTAGGAGGGATTTTGAGGCCTCAAAAGAAAGGCCCTGCTGTTCAACGGTCTCGGAGCCGCACGCTCACTGCTGTACATGAGGCTATGCTTGAGGATCTTGTGATGCCTGCTGAGATTGCTGGCAGGCGCATTAGATACAGAATTGATGGATCCAAGATAATGAAG GATTTCTTGGATCCGAAGGAACACAACAGCACAGAGTACGAGTTGGAGGCCTTTTCTGCAGTTTACCGGAAGCTTTCTGGCAAGGATGTTGTGTTCGAGTATCCTGTAACTGAGGCCTAG